The following proteins are co-located in the Sphingobacteriales bacterium genome:
- a CDS encoding acyl-CoA carboxylase subunit beta, which produces MSLKQKTLDLKKRMREALEGGGTQAIEKQKSGGKLIARERILALLDPKSFHEYDLFVEHAAKDFDMDKKYLPGDGVITGTGTIFGYPVCIYAQDFTVAGGSLGYMHAKKITKIMDHAMKMNVPLIGINDSGGARIQEGVNSLAGYGEIFYRNTQASGVIPQISVILGPCAGGAVYSPALTDFVFVVDKISKMFITGPEVIKTVLGEEISMEELGGAKIHAEISGNAHFYAESEQECFEQIKRLVSFIPWNNTRRALPFVKKEPNTKNYNIEKIFPSDPKQPYDVRDIIRAVSDDSDFLEVQERFARNIVIGFGRINGETVGFVANQPLYLAGVLDVDSSDKAARFIRFCDAFNIPLVTFVDLPGYLPGIDQEHAGVIRHGAKVLYAYSEATVPKITVITRKAYGGGYIAMCSRHLKADFVFAWPTAEIAVMGPEGAANIIFRKEIMEAEDPEKMRQQKIKEYKDKFANPYVAAAYGYVDAVIEPRETREFLVHSLEISINKNEKGPFKKHGIPPF; this is translated from the coding sequence ATGTCGTTAAAACAAAAGACCCTTGATCTTAAAAAGCGAATGCGTGAAGCACTTGAAGGTGGAGGAACACAAGCTATTGAAAAACAAAAGTCGGGCGGTAAGCTCATTGCCCGTGAAAGGATTCTGGCTTTACTTGATCCAAAATCTTTTCATGAATATGACCTGTTCGTTGAGCATGCGGCCAAAGATTTTGACATGGATAAAAAATACCTGCCCGGGGATGGGGTCATTACCGGAACAGGGACCATTTTCGGATATCCGGTTTGTATCTATGCACAGGATTTTACCGTAGCAGGTGGCTCACTCGGGTACATGCATGCAAAGAAAATCACCAAAATCATGGATCATGCCATGAAGATGAATGTTCCCCTTATTGGCATTAACGACTCCGGGGGAGCAAGAATTCAGGAAGGGGTCAACTCACTTGCAGGATATGGAGAAATATTTTACCGCAATACACAGGCTTCCGGAGTTATTCCTCAGATTTCTGTCATTTTAGGTCCTTGTGCAGGTGGTGCAGTATATTCCCCTGCCCTGACTGATTTTGTTTTCGTAGTAGATAAGATATCCAAAATGTTTATTACCGGCCCTGAAGTTATCAAAACTGTGCTGGGTGAAGAAATCAGTATGGAAGAACTTGGCGGAGCAAAGATACATGCCGAAATTTCAGGGAATGCTCATTTTTACGCAGAGAGCGAACAGGAATGTTTTGAACAGATCAAACGCCTTGTCAGTTTTATTCCATGGAACAACACCCGCAGGGCATTACCTTTTGTTAAAAAAGAGCCAAATACAAAGAATTACAATATTGAGAAAATCTTCCCTTCAGATCCCAAACAGCCTTATGATGTCAGAGATATTATCAGGGCAGTCAGTGATGATTCAGATTTTCTGGAAGTACAGGAAAGATTTGCACGCAATATCGTCATTGGTTTTGGCCGTATTAATGGCGAAACAGTTGGCTTTGTGGCCAATCAACCTCTATATCTGGCCGGTGTGCTCGATGTAGATTCATCAGACAAAGCCGCCAGGTTTATCCGTTTTTGCGATGCCTTTAACATTCCTCTTGTAACTTTTGTTGACCTGCCGGGTTATCTCCCCGGAATTGATCAGGAGCATGCAGGGGTTATTCGTCATGGGGCAAAAGTATTGTATGCATATTCGGAAGCAACTGTACCTAAAATAACCGTTATCACACGAAAAGCATACGGTGGAGGTTATATCGCCATGTGCAGCCGTCATCTTAAAGCAGATTTTGTATTTGCATGGCCTACTGCAGAAATTGCTGTCATGGGCCCTGAAGGAGCTGCCAATATTATTTTCAGAAAAGAAATCATGGAGGCAGAAGATCCTGAAAAAATGCGGCAGCAGAAAATCAAAGAATACAAGGATAAATTTGCCAATCCATACGTGGCAGCAGCATACGGCTATGTTGATG